The stretch of DNA GGGGCTAGAGCTTGAAAATAAAACCGGGATTAATCCGTTTAAATACGGGCTTATTGGCTCGACAAACTCGCACACGGCGCTCGCGACAGGCGACGAAAGCAATTTTTTTGGTAAACATAGCGACGGTGAACCAAGCGCAGAGCGCGCGTCCAAAGGTGACGGCCTGTCCGAAGTATCGCGTATGGGCTGGCATTATCTAGCGGGCGGATACGCCGCCGTCTGGGCGAAGTCCAATACGCGCGAAGACATCTTTGATGCCATCATGGCCAAAGAAGTCTACGCCACAACTGGCCCTCGGATTGCCCTGCGTATGTTTGGCAGTTGGGAGTTTTCTGACACTGACGCGCAGGCTTCAAACTTTGTTGATATTGGCTATGAAAAAGGCGTGCCCATGGGCGGCGATCTGTCAAACCCACAAGACAAAAACAAAGCTCCAACCTTCCTCATCAACGCCTTAAAAGACCCTATTGGCGCAAATTTAGACCGCGTCCAAGTCATCAAAGGATGGCGAGATAAGGACGGTGCGTTACAAGAAAAAATATATGACGTCGCCTGGTCAGACGACCGAACATTTGACGCATCTGGTAAATTACCCGCTGTTGGAAACAGCGTTGATTTATCAAGTCCAAGTTTTGAGAACTCTATCGGCGATGCAGAATTACGCACTGTTTGGACAGACCCCGACTTTGACCCCGATGTGCCTGCATTTTATTATACGCGAGCGATTGAGATTCCTACCCCACGTTGGAATGCCTATGACGCCGTGCGTTACGGCGCAAAAATGCCAGAAGGCGCCGTCATGGTCACGCAAGAACGCGCCTATAGCTCGCCGATATGGTATCACCCAAAATAATAAACTGAGTGCATTCACATGACGACCAAAACATTGAATAGCCCAAAATTTTCCTCATTTTGGCGACTTCCCCTCCTGCATTTCACTTTTCTTGGACTTTTGATATTTGCGTGGGACGCCATGCGCGAACAGGCACCGTCGGATGATAGCTATTCGATTGTCGTGACCGTTCCGCAAGTCGAACGCATGGTCGGGCTTTGGACAAAGACGTGGGGCCGTCCCCCGTCCGATCAAGAGTTGCAAGGCCTTGTGCGCGATCACATCAAAGAAGAAATTTATTACCGCGAAGCGCGCCGTTTGGGACTAGAACAAAATGACGTGGTGATACGTCGTCGTCTGCGTCAAAAAATGGAGTTTCTCTCCGCCGATATAATTGATGATGTCATCCCTGACGAGGCCACACTGCGGGCCTATTATAACGCTAATCAGCGAAAATACTCGCAAAGTGCGGTCTTTGACATTGATCATATATATTACAAAGCCAACCAAAAAAGCCGCGCCAAAACAGACCTTGTTACGCTTAGCCTATCTGGCCGTTCCGACAGCATGGGAGACAGCATTGCTTTACCCCCGACCTTAGACGATGCCGATGAAAGACAAATCGCGCGCGTATTTGGATCGCAGTTCTGGACAGAAATCCAAAACTTGCCCGAAGGGATATGGCGAGGCCCGGTAGAGTCAGGTTTTGGCCTTCATCTTGTTAAAATAAATAAGACAGATGACGGTGGCCCACGCCCGTTTGATAGCGTGAAAGACGCCGTCGCCCGCGATTGGCAATCCGCTGAAAAGCTAAAAGCACAAAACAAAAGTTTTGAGACGCTGATGTCCAATTACAACATTGATATTGAAATGCCGTCTGAATAATGCGGGCGTTGTTTTTTGTAATCATCATCGTTCTTTCCTGGTTTTCCAATGCAGCCATGGCGCATGAAATACGTCCCGGCTATTTAGAAGTGAACGAACACGTCGTCACCGCCTCTGATACGACTACATTCTCCTATGATCTTGTCTGGAAAGCCCCTATCCGTATGGGCGTGCCACTGGCGGTATCACCAGAATTTCCGACTGATTGCGTTCTGTCCTCAAATGTTGAGCGTAAAAATAGCGGTAACGCCGTGATTAGCCGTTATGGCGTATCCTGCGACACGACGATTAGAGGCAGCGTGATTTCGTTCAACGGATTGGACGCCACACTCACAGACGTTCTGGTGCGGTTTCAGCCCCATGCTGGCAAACAGCAAACTTTGCGCGCGACAGCCAGCACACCCTTTGTCACGCTTGCGGTCAAACCATCCCGCTGGGATGTTGCTCAAACCTATTTTATTTTGGGCGTTGAGCATATCTGGTTTGGCTTTGATCATCTTTTATTTGTTCTAGGCTTGGTTTTATTAATCACAGGCGCACGGCGCATTATCGAGACCATCACCGCCTTCACCCTCGCCCATTCTGTGACTCTAATCGCAACGACCTTGGGCTGGGTCAGTTTACCTATTGCGCCTGTAGAGGCTGTAATTGCCCTCTCTATAGTTTTTTTAGCGACAGAAATAATTGCTAAACACCCAAATGAAGACCGCTTTGCAGAACGCTACCCTTGGATTGTTGCTGCTGCATTTGGCCTTTTACACGGATTTGGCTTTGCCAGTGCGCTGTCAAATATAGGTATGCCAGAGCAAGATGTACCAACCGCGCTTCTGACATTTAATCTTGGTGTTGAATTTGGTCAGCTAGCCTTTGTTGCTGTTTTATTAATCGCTTTATTCGTCATTCAAAAAATGAAGATACGCCGCTTTACAGAAATTGCAGCGAGCTATTACATCGGAGCCCTAGCTATGTTCTGGCTCATTCAACGCGTCATTTAAGAGAAATGTAAGTGGTGCGTTCAAATGATGCTGTCAAATTATACTGCGGCAGAAACGTCGCCTATTCACCGTTGCTATGTTCCAACTAGGGCAGCCAGAGCCGCCAATTTATCCGCATCTCCGGCTGGTTTATCCCACCGTATACGATGGATGCGTGGAAACCGAAGGGCGTAACCGGATTTATGCCGCGGGCTTTCGTGGGCGCTATCAAAGGCGACTTCAAAAACGAGCTCTTTTTTGACCTCTTGAACAGGGCCAAAGCGTTGCAATTTATGGACTCTAATCCATTTATCGATGTCTTTCATTTCTTCATCTGTAAACCCGAAATAGGCTTTACCAATCGGCAGTAAACGCCCATCATCATGCCACAGGCCAAAGGTATAATCCGAGTAAAAGGATGACCGTTTACCGTGTCCGCGCTGCGCATACATCAGAACGGCGTCGAGCAAAAATGGCTCTCGTTTCCATTTATACCATGCATGTTTTGGCCGCCCAGCAACATAGCTGGACGTCTTATCTTTTATCATAATGCCTTCTATAAGGCCGCCCGTTTGCGTCGCATCGTCTCGTAATTTTGAGAGGTCATCAGGGGTCTGAAAGTCTAGCACGTCGGATAAGGAAAATCGGTTTTCGTTTTGAGACGCAATGAGAGCTTCTAATTTTGCCCGACGTTGAGCAAGCGGCAGAACTTGTAGGTTTTCAGCACCATGCTGCAATATATCATAGGCCATCATATGCGCCGGTAATTTGTTCATCAGCGCTTTGGTTGGGGCCTTCTTATTCAGCCGCTGTTGCAAATCATTAAACCGTCCGATTGTGCCGTCCACATGGATCAGCAATTCCCCGTCCAAGACGCCGTGAAAATTAACGGCCTCTAGCAAGTCAGGGAAGCTTCGGGATATATCATCGCCTTTCCGCGAAAACAGTTTGGCCCCGTTTTCATTAGACGCGATTTGCACGCGGATACCATCATATTTCCATTCTGCCTGATGCGTCGTCGGACTAATGCGAGCGAAGTCTTTGTCTTCGATAGGATGCGCCAGCATAACGGGGGAATAGGTCAAAACATCGGAAATATCGGGGATATCCCCTGCCCCGTCTATCCACGCAAATAGTGTCTGGTAAGGCGCCTCTATGCCGTGCCAAAGCGTCTCTATGACTTGAACATCGACATCGTTCATATTGGCAAGAGTGCGCTTTACCGAACGTGCAGACATACCAATACGCAGCCCACGCGTTCCAAGCTTTAGCAAAGCCCAACGTTGCGGCGGCGTCATATTATCCAGAAGCTCTGCGAGATAATCCTTAATCCCGTCTTTGTCGCGCGCGCGGAATTCTGTGATAACGTCGGACAAACTTGGTAGACGGTTAAGGCGTTTGGCATCATCATTTGGGCGCCAAGCCAGCGCAACCGTTTCTGATAATTCGCCCACATAATCGCGGGATATGTCGAATAAAAACGGAGCCATTCGCTCTGCCATCATCGTCTTGGTCAGATTACGTTTGAACAGATCAAAACGGAGCGTGCCCGCAATGGCCGCCAAAGCCCAGCCGCGGTCTGGGTCTGGCGTTTCCAAAAGATATGTCGCGAGTATTGCCTCTTTGGCTTTGGTAGAATTTGTAAAATATAAATCATCGAGTAATTGCGAGAAGCGCTCCATTAATCCGCCTCCTCGTCTCGCCCGATAAGGTTAAGCGCTTTGGCATTAATACCGCGCGCACGCAGGGCATATTCAAGGGCCTCCACCCGGCCGTGAGTAATCCAAACATCGGGCGCACCCGTGGCAACAGCCGTTTCAATAAGGTCATCCCAATCCGCGTGATCAGAGACAATCAGCGCCATTTCCGCGCGTCTTTGTCGTGCCCTTGCGCGGATTTGCATCCAACCCGATGCCATAGTCAGCAGAGGGTCGGGCATACGCCGCGACCAACGGTCTGCGAGAGCTGACGGTGGGCAAAGCACAATTTTACCCCGCAGCATATCCCGGTCTTTCACAGATATTTCCGATACGGGTATCCAGTCACCAAAGTCAAAACCATAACTTTCATAAAGCTCGGTCAGTTTTTTTAAGGCCCCATGAATGTAGAACGGATATTCATATCCCGCAGCGCGTAAGGCCAGCATAACACGTTGGCACTTTCCCAGCGCGTAAACCCCGACCATATGAGTGCGGTCTGGCAGGGTCGTTAATGACCGCATTAATTTGGCAATTTCGTCTTCTAATGGGGGATGTTTAAAAACGGGTAGGGCAAAGGTGGCCTCTGTCACAAAGACATCACACGGTACGACTTCAAACGGCGGGCATGTCGGGTCAGGATGACGTTTAAAATCACCAGAGATAACAACCCGCTTGCTGTCATATTCTAACACAGCCTGCGCAGAGCCCAGAATATGACCTGCGGGAGCCAGCCACAGTGTCACACCCTTGCCCAAATCTTGCCGTGTCCCGTAAGGTAGCGGCACGCCACCCGCAACGGAAGCCTCTTGATAACGGGTTCGCATGATATCAATCGTCTCTGGCGTTGCGAAAACGGCTCCGTGGCCTGCGCGCGCATGATCTGCGTGACCATGGGTGATAACCGCGCGGTCAACTGCGTCATGCGGGTCAATGAAGCAATCCGCTGGGGCGCAATACAGGCCCTGCGGTTTTACTTGCATCCAATTCTCAACCGAGGCGTTCATCAATACGTATCCAGTCTTTAACCCACATAGGATTATGCGCGCCAACTTACATACGACAAACGCATCATTAATGGATGATGTTCCCAAAGCTTTTCAGGATTGGTTTACAGGCCAAGGCTGGGCGCTGCGCGATTATCAAGCCTATATGGTGGGGGCTTACGCGCGGCGCGAAGACACTCTTTTGATTGCGCCGACGGGCGGCGGTAAAACACTGGCGGGGTTTCTACCCAGCTTGATAGATCTGTCGCTGAAGCCAGCGGTGCACCCTGCAAAACTCCATACACTTTATATCTCTCCCCTACGGGCACTAACTAATGACATTGAACGCAATCTAATGCGCCCCGTTGAGGACATGGAGCTGCCGATAAAAATCGGTGTCCGCACGGGGGACACCAAACAATATCAACGCGCAAAACAACGCAAAACGCCGCCCGATATTTTACTGACAACACCTGAGAGCCTCATGCTGCTTTTATCTTATGAAAACGCGGCGGACTATTTCGCAGACTTACAGACCGTGATTATTGATGAGTTGCACAGTTTCGCAACCAACAAACGCGGGGATTTCACAAGTCTTGCGCTCGCGCGACTAAGAACCCTGGCCCCAGATCACATTCGCTTTGGTCTATCAGCGACGATTGCCAAACCCAAGGATGCCGCCGCGTGGTTAGGCGCAAGTGGGACCCCCGCAGCACTCCATAGCGTAGAATCAGCCGCCAAACCCAAAATTGATATTTTAGAACCAACCGTCAAATTTCCGCTGGGCGGTCATAATCCACGCTTTGCTGTGGCCGATATCTACGCACAAATTAAACAGGCGAAAAGCGTTATTGTGTTTGTAAACACACGCGCACAGGCAGAATTGTTGTTTCAACATCTATGGCAGGTCAATGATGATAACCTCCCCATTGGGCTTTATCATGGGTCGCTATCGCGAGACCGCCGCCAGAAAACGGAAAACCTGATTGCGGAGGGGCATTTGCGGGCCGTTGTCTCAACATCCGCGCTAGAGATGGGCATTGATTGGGGTGATGTTGATATGATCCTGCAAATCGGTGCGCCCAAGGGAGTAAGCCGCCTATTACAACGCATTGGGCGGTCTAACCACCGCCTGGACGAGCCGTCAAAAGCGGTCATGGTGCCGACTAATCCGCTAGAGGCCGTCGAATGTGCAGTTGCCATTCAGGCCATTGAGCGCGGTGACCGTGACGGCGAAGATTACCGCACGGGTTCCATGGATGTCATTGTCCAATATATCGTCAACCGGGCCTGTTCAGGCAAAGTCAAACCGCGCGAATTGCTCGCAGAAATCCGCAGTGCAACACCTTATTCAAAGTTGAAAAAAGCGGACTTTGATGCGCTATTGCGCTTTGCGGAAGACGGCGGTTACGCACTTAAGACATATGAGCGGTTCCACCGCCTTAAGAACAGCTCACGCGGATATGCCATTGCAACACAAGCACAAGCGCGTCGTCACCGTATGAATATCGGCACCATCGTTGAATATGCCAAGTTAAAAGTGCGCCGTATGGCAAGCCCCATATCAAAACGGGGTCGCGTTGTCGGCGAGATTGAAGAACGTTTCGTCATGCATCTTAACCCCGGCGATACGTTTATATTTGCTGGCGAAGTGTTAAAATATCACGGCGTCAGAGAGATGGCGATACAGGCCAGCCCCGCACGTCGCGCGCGGCCAAAAGTGCCTGCCTTTGCGGGCGGTATGATGCCGTTATCAAGCTATTTGGCGGACGGGGTAAGAACAATGGTGTCTAGTCCGTCCCATTGGAGCGGATTGCCTAGCCAAATTCAAAACTGGTTGAAATTGCAATCAGATTTTTCTGCGCTGCCCAAGGCACAAGGTGTATTAGTCGAAGCATTTTTTGACCGCGATGATCACGTCATTGTTCTGCACAGTTTTGAAGGCCGTAAAGTTAATCAAGCGCTAGGTTTTCTGCTTACCAAACGCATGGAAAAGGTCGGGCTAAAACCGTTGACCTTTAGTATTACAGATTATGCTCTGACAATTACATCGCTAGAGCCCGTGAACAACATTCATGCCCTTCTGACGCCAGACATTTTAGATGACGCATTGACCGAATGGATTATAAATTCCCCCATGGTGAAGCGGTCATTTCGTAAAATTGCAACAATTGCGGGGCTGACAGAACAACGTCTGCCTGGTGCGCAACGGTCTATGAAGCAGGTCACATTCAGCACAGATTTAATATATGATGTTCTCATGAAATATGAGCCTGATCACATTTTACTGCGTATCGCGAGGGAAGAAGCCGAGCGTGACCTTTTAGATATTGATCGTTTACGGGACTGGATGATGGATATTCAAGGAAAAATAGAGGTGAAAATTCTTCCCCATGCGTCCCCTTTGTCTATTCCCTCAATGTTGCAATTGGGTCGCGAACATATTCAAGGCTCCGCAGACAAAGCTCTATTAGAACAAGCGTCCGTGGATAGAGGTCAGGCGCTACTCTCTGACGTGCAGCACTCACTTAATGAAATGGTGCAACCTCGTGCCAAATAAGGTCATCCATCAAACACAAGCGGGCGAAATTATTTTCGACGGGCGGAAGGTTGCGTTTCTACCAAAGTCCAAGACACTCCTGGTCGCAGACCTTCATTTTGAAAAAGGCAGTTTTTTGCAAATGAACGGCCACGCACCATTGCCTGCCTATGACACCCAAGACACGATTAACGCCTTAGCCGCGGTGATTTCTGACTATGAACCCAGCCACGTCGTCGCTTTGGGGGATAGTTTCCACGATATTGATGCGGGCCTGCGTTTATCCGAAGGCCATAGCCGGGCCATTAATGATATGATTAAATCTTTGCCAGAGTTCACATGGATACTCGGCAATCACGACCCTGATATTCCGCAAAGCCTGCTTGGGCAGCAACAAGACCATTTAACCATTGACGGGTTTTTATTGACCCATCTGCCGACAGGTGGCGCCGAGAGCGTGAATATTTGCGGGCACTTGCATCCCAAAGCAAAGATAAAGCTACGGCGGCGGCATTTATCGAAGCCCTGTTTTGCCTGTTCTGACGACAGGATAATCATGCCGTCATTTGGCACCTATACAGGTGGTCTGTGGGTGACCCACACCGCCATTACAGATGTGTTGAATGCGCCGGCCCAATATTACGCCACGGACGGCGAGGATATTTTTCAATTAAGCGAAAACTCTGTGCAAGCTTACCCAAGCTTATAACCAAAAATAAAAAAGGGGCACTGCGAACAGCACCCCTTTAAATTTGATTAGGTGACGACCCTAGAAAGTGTAGCTACCACCAAAGATGATGCGGCGATCAGGCAATCCAACGAAACATGTTGGGCCTTCTTTCGTAGCACATTTTTGGATGATGCCTGATTTAGTCAGGTTCGTCGCTTCTACGCCGATATTGAAGTTATCAGTAACGTCATAGTTGATAGAAGCGTTAAGCTGTCCGCGCGCTAATGTGTGCACAGGGAAGCTGAGTGTTGAACTACCCGATGTGTTAGCACCACCGCCAAAGTCATTTGTACGGAAGCTTGAACGCCATGTGTAGCGTGCGCGAGCCTGTAGACCATATTTCTCATAGTAACCTGTAATATTATAGGCTGTTTTAGAGAAATCCAGGAGGCCGCGTGGAACGCTGAGCGGTCCAAGAACGGTTAAGCCGCGACCCGATGTTGTATCAACCACAGTACCACCAGAGAACTTCTGAAGCGTCAAGTTACCAGCCGCACCAAAGCCTGATGCCCAACCGAGACGGTCTTCAAAAGACGACAGGTCATATTGAAGCGCCATTTCAACGCCAGACTGTGTTGTGACAGACGGATCATTACCCGGCTGCGTGAAATCTACACAGAGACCAGTTGAGTTTGGATCACCAAGCACATTTGGCTGAACTGTCGGGTTGAAGAAACCAGAAGAACAGTTCGGGCCAGACTCGCGAACCAAGTCACTTGTGCCGTTCAGACCGTTCACATCATTGACGTCAGCAACAAGGGCGGCGCCTTCGAAGTTCTGACCAAAGATGTTTGTGCGGTCTTTTGTGAAGTAACCAATACTAAAGACAGCTGACGGGGCGAAATACCAATCAGCAGAGACATCAAACGACGTCACTTCTTCTGGCTCTAAACCTGGGTTACCAAGGCTAACAGCTGAGTTTTCTTGGTTGTCCAAGGTAAAGCCAGACGCCAGTGAACTAAAGTCAGGACGGCGTACGTCTTTACCATAGCCAAGGCGCAGAACGACTTCGTCAGACGGCGTTGCAACCAAGTTGAAACGCGGTAAGAAAAACTCATAGCTACCGCTTGTTGTTTCCAACTGACGTGCAGCACCGTTAATGGATGGCGCATAGCCCGTTGAATCGATATCAGTAGAGATATAACGAAGACCCAAGTTACCGCGGAAGATACCGCTGGCAAAGTTGGCTTGGCCGTAAAGCGCCGTCGTTTTTTCACTAATATCACGATAAGCGTTCAAATCTTCTGACAAGTTGAGCGTCAAATCACCATCGGCATTTGGGTTCGCAAGACGGTGCGCGGCCAGCGCGGCTTCCAGTGAAGCCAAAACTGCGTCTGGATCAGAGAATGAGAGATCCGGGTCAACAAGCAGGAAGTCACTGATAAACAAGTCGCGTCCGTCCGCATCACCAAAGTTATCGGGACCAACAACAAGGATATCAGAGAACGCTGAGCCGCGAGGCGCATCTTCTGCCTGGCTAAACCCGCCAATACGGTCATCGATATCAATAAATTCATGTGTTGATTTGTTGAAACGAATACCCGCTTCGACAGATGTCAAATAGTCACCAAATTTGCTGTCTGTAAAGTCATAGGCAACGTCAAGACGCGCTGCGCTTTCGGCGTTGTCTGTTGTATTACGACCCACATCGACCTGATCCAGCATCACATTGTCTGGGTTCGTTAGATCGGCAAGTGACGGCGCAGTTGGCGAATCAAAGTTGATACCCCACTGAATTTGATCATTGCGCAAATCATAACGGAATGGTGTGCAGTTATCATTCCGGCTGTCGACATTGATACAGTTCGGGTTGATAAAGTTGACTGTCGTGTTGAATGTCGGCGTCGACGAGTCAGCAGATGATGTAGCCAGTTCGGCTGACACGTCCCAGTTACCACGGGTCCATTCGCCGCCTAATGAGAAGATTTGACTGTCAGTGACACGCGCCGCAGTTTCGCTCGAAAAGCGCAGGTTACCATCGTGATCTGTTGGACCAGGTTCGATAATACCAACCAGCGCACCTTCTAGGACAGGACCACCAATCGCGGTGTAATCCAGCGTTTCAAATTCTGTTGGCGCGTTTTCAGGACGGGTTCTTAGGCCCGAAATACCAGACGCCTGTAGACGGTACTGGTCACGGCTGCGCTCTTGATTATTGATAATCGCAGACGCCGTAAGCGTAAGCTCTTCATTCGGTGCCCACTCAACAGTCGACGCCAAGTTTAGAGTTTCGTAGTCATCGTTCTCTTGTTCCTGAACAAGGAACTGAACACCTTGATAGGCTGTAGGGCCGACCGCTGGATTGACAGTCAGGTTATCACGGTCAACGCGCGGACGGAAAGAAACAGCTTCCTGTTCAGTGTAGCTACCCGTGATAACAACACCAATTTCACCGCCGCCAGTGTCCCAGCGGTTACCAAGTGCGCCAGAAATACGGGGCTTAATGCCTTCGACGCTAAGGCTACTGTCTTCACCTTGAACACGGATGTTCATCAACGGCTTTTTAAGATCTAGCGGTTGGATTGTTTTAAGATTAACTGTTCCGCCGACAGACCCTTCAATGGTCTTGGCTTCGGGGGCCTTAATAACTTCCACAGAGGAAATGATTGCAGGGTTTACATCTTCAAAGCTTATGCCGTTACGACCGGCGCCAGAACCGACTGAGGAAATACCATTAATTTCAACGCGGTTAGAGTTTGAACCCCGAATCTGTACGCCCGTACCAACACCGGCTGTACGCGTGATTTGGATACCTGTGATATTTTCTAGAACTTCGGCAAGGTTTTGATCAGGAAGCTTACCAATGTCTTCGGCGCGGATAACTTCAATCAAGCTATCGGCATTGCGTTTTTCAATCAGCGCATTTTCAAGAGAGGCGCGAATACCCGTAACGATAATCTCGTCCTCTGGGTTATCTTGCGCCATGACAGCTGTTGATGTTGCCATCATTGTAAGACCCGTACCAACGAGCAATGATAGCCGGAGCCATAATGCACGATTCTGACGTGCGGGTTGTGTTGAGTTCGACATAATTTTCCCCTGTGGTGAATAATGTTAGTATTATGACATTTTTATTGTAATTTATACCAATGAATGGAGCCAATCGCCCCCTTCTGTCAACCACTTAATTAAACCAATATACATTAAATTGGTCCTACCAATTTAATGTCTGCATGTATTTAATGCTTAAGATATTGAAGGGTCGCGAGAGATAATGACGGCTGACCTAATCAAAGGACGCCTTAACCTCATAAAACGTGGCCTGCGCATAGTCATCAGCGCGACCTGTATTGTTTTGATTATAAACGCCCGCTTTGAAATACATGAACTCGTCAGCGGCATCATATCCGCTGCCCGTTTGATCGATTGTGTGGGCGGCTATAATAGCTCCGTCCTGAATGATGCGCACGTCAATGAAATTACCTCGCGCCTTAATCTCGTAACTAAACACCTCATCAAGCGGAATACCGTTCATTGGGTCGTCTTTGTAATTCTTACGCTCGCCAATTAAATCATAATAAATATCATCGCCGCCAGAAGGTTCGTGGGATGCAAAGATAACGCCGTTTTTATGCCCCGCGCGCTTACGATAAAAAAGCTTCACAGGTTCGTCATGCTTGGCATGTATCTGCCCAATAACAATAACGCCGTGATGAATTTTCTTGCCGCTTTCCGTTGTGCGGTCTATTTTCAAGGTCGCCGTCAGCGTTCCGTCCACGGCGCCCGCCTTATCTTTGGCTTTTTGGGGTGCAGACGAAAAGACCCAATTGTTCTTGTTAGGCGTGCCGTCATTATTGCGTGTCGAAATACTGCTGTCGCCACGACGTAACATGCCGCGCAACTCTGACCGCACATTCTTGGTATTCTTAGATGTTGTCGGCCCTTTATTAGGGGCGCGCATGACCATCCCGCCATCATCGCCCGTGTAGAACCACGGCTTCATGGTAAAGCCGCCCGCAAGGTCTCTTTCTTTTATATTATCCGCCTTGCCGTCTTTGTTTTCATCAACAGGCACGCTGAGCGTCCAGCCGAGTAAATCAAAATTTTGACCGGGCGTAAAATCTGGCGATAAACCGTAGCCGCCTGATTCGCGGCTAATGAACCGCGTGCTGGTCTCGGCCTCGCCGTCTACAGGGGAAACATCGAAATCATCAAATCGCGCGCCCTTGTTGCGACCGCTAGCGAAGACGTAAACAAGGCCCGTGTCGTCACTCTCAAATGTAACCGATACCGGTGACCATTTTTTGGCTTTCATATTCGCGTCAAAAAATATTTCTTTCCCGACCTTAACCCCAATTACGCCGCTACCCTTTATATGGGCCGAAAGCGTGTAAGGTTGGTTTGGAGCCAATTGTATGGCCTGTTGGATATTGCCGTCTTTACTTAAGATTTTTACCGATTTTTCGCCCAAAAAAGCATCGCCCGATATGGAAACGTCTTTACCGTTAGGGTCGTGTTCTGCCCATGCGCCAATACCCGCTTCAAAACCACCATCCGCCATTAAAGCTGTTTGGGCAATAGCAAGAGAGGACAGGCCCAAAGAAAGACCTGCCCCCAAAATTAAAGATGATAGTCTGCGGCGCATTTAGCGCTGCACGCGACCAGAGCCGTCGCCGCCCATGAGGTTTTCAACCTCGGCCCGTGACACGCGGTTATAATCACCCAGTATGGAGTGTTTCAACGCGGATCCCGCGACCGCAAACTCAAGGGATTGCTGACGGTCCTCATAGAGGTTCATCCCTGCAATAAAAGCAGACGCAAAGCTATCGCCGCCGCCAACGCGGTCAACAATATCTGTCAGTTCGTATTTCTTAGACGATAGAAAGCCGTTTTTACGGTCACGCATACAAGCGGACCATCCATTGATATTGGCATTAACGGCCGCGCGCAGAGTAATGGCGATCGTCGACATGCCCGGATAAATATCCAGAACTTTTTGCGACAATTCTTCATACTTTGATAAATCGAGATGTCCGCTTCCGCTTTCAACGTCGACGTCGACTGAAATACCCAGTGATTTCTGGCAATCTTCTTCATTAGCAATACCCACATCGATAT from Fretibacter rubidus encodes:
- a CDS encoding polysaccharide lyase family 7 protein; its protein translation is MRRRLSSLILGAGLSLGLSSLAIAQTALMADGGFEAGIGAWAEHDPNGKDVSISGDAFLGEKSVKILSKDGNIQQAIQLAPNQPYTLSAHIKGSGVIGVKVGKEIFFDANMKAKKWSPVSVTFESDDTGLVYVFASGRNKGARFDDFDVSPVDGEAETSTRFISRESGGYGLSPDFTPGQNFDLLGWTLSVPVDENKDGKADNIKERDLAGGFTMKPWFYTGDDGGMVMRAPNKGPTTSKNTKNVRSELRGMLRRGDSSISTRNNDGTPNKNNWVFSSAPQKAKDKAGAVDGTLTATLKIDRTTESGKKIHHGVIVIGQIHAKHDEPVKLFYRKRAGHKNGVIFASHEPSGGDDIYYDLIGERKNYKDDPMNGIPLDEVFSYEIKARGNFIDVRIIQDGAIIAAHTIDQTGSGYDAADEFMYFKAGVYNQNNTGRADDYAQATFYEVKASFD